The following are encoded together in the Verrucomicrobiia bacterium genome:
- a CDS encoding extracellular solute-binding protein: MSIWKVALLSALILTALWLLAPSRSARAPEPGVVEISFSARGGGPVADALDDAIRVFEEESDQAHAKDPSKPRYRLVSGQGASRPQTEDPTRFLVSVAGGMPPDVIVFDRYAVTEWAARGAFYPLDEFVAKDAASGRPDAIRAEDFYDSCWDEVVYHDPLTGQRGLYGIPEKVDNRTLFYNKDLLKRAGYVDAKGEGRPPKTWEELEQMAIKLTEHDAQGHITRLGFAPNYGNSWLYIYAWMNGGRFMSPDGKRCTLNDPKIVEALTWMSRLDDDLGGAEKVNAFQSTFQAGDLDPFITGKVAMKIDGFWQITDNVAQFGRNLNYGMARPPIPASQLAAGSKVCSWVSGWCYSIPSTAKNKEGAWELIRFLVSQRAQEIMAESQRLSMVSQGRVFVPTQNANRKINAWLFDKYVVNERGMDPKVGAAVQVFNDLLEGQPYRPVTPVGQLLWNQQRDRTEDALYHKLTPQAALDYGTRVVQHELDRVLSPPRGVLINWNVFFILYGALLIGAAVGIYCWDTKADFRRRIGNTLRVVGGGALAKRSGDVEGVQSAYFRSQWKGGWLCALPWIVGFIVFTGGPILFSIVISFCDYDILHPARMIGFNNYGWLLTKDPLFWKAIGNTLYMFIGIPLGMALGLGIALLLNLKVRGVAVWRTFFYLPSIVPIVASSILWIWIFTPNGGLLNNVLSSVGIHGPNWLQDESTSKPALILMGLWGAGGGMIIWLAGLKSISESYYEAASLDGASVWQQFLHITLPLMSPYIFFNLIMGMIGTIQIFVQAYIMTQGGPVNSTLYYTYQLFNCAFRYLQMGYAAAMAWVLFILVFGLTLLQLKLQDRWVYYEEG; the protein is encoded by the coding sequence ATGAGCATCTGGAAAGTCGCTCTTTTATCCGCACTGATCCTCACCGCCTTGTGGCTGCTGGCGCCATCCCGTTCCGCAAGGGCCCCCGAGCCAGGCGTCGTAGAAATCAGTTTTTCGGCCCGGGGCGGCGGTCCTGTCGCCGATGCGCTCGATGATGCCATCCGCGTGTTCGAGGAGGAAAGCGACCAGGCCCACGCGAAAGACCCTTCCAAGCCCCGTTACCGTCTCGTCAGCGGCCAGGGCGCTTCGCGGCCGCAGACCGAAGACCCGACTCGCTTCCTCGTGAGCGTCGCGGGTGGTATGCCGCCCGACGTGATCGTCTTCGACCGCTACGCCGTCACGGAATGGGCCGCGCGCGGCGCCTTTTACCCGTTGGATGAATTCGTGGCGAAAGACGCCGCCAGCGGACGGCCCGACGCGATTCGTGCCGAGGATTTTTACGACTCGTGCTGGGACGAAGTGGTCTACCACGACCCGCTCACGGGCCAGCGGGGTTTGTACGGTATTCCTGAGAAGGTGGACAACCGCACGCTGTTCTACAACAAGGACCTGCTCAAGCGAGCGGGTTACGTTGACGCGAAAGGGGAGGGACGTCCACCAAAAACGTGGGAAGAGCTTGAGCAAATGGCCATCAAGCTCACCGAACACGACGCGCAAGGCCACATCACGCGCCTGGGCTTTGCGCCAAACTACGGTAACTCCTGGCTTTACATCTACGCCTGGATGAACGGCGGGCGATTCATGAGTCCCGACGGCAAGCGGTGCACGTTGAACGATCCGAAGATCGTCGAGGCGCTCACCTGGATGAGCAGGCTCGACGATGACCTGGGCGGCGCGGAAAAAGTGAACGCCTTTCAATCGACGTTCCAAGCAGGCGACCTCGATCCATTCATCACCGGCAAGGTCGCCATGAAAATCGACGGCTTCTGGCAGATCACCGACAACGTCGCCCAGTTCGGGCGCAACTTGAATTACGGCATGGCGCGTCCGCCAATCCCCGCCAGTCAACTCGCCGCCGGCAGCAAAGTGTGTTCATGGGTCAGCGGCTGGTGCTATTCGATCCCTTCGACCGCAAAGAACAAAGAAGGCGCTTGGGAACTCATTCGTTTCCTCGTGAGCCAGCGAGCCCAGGAAATCATGGCCGAAAGCCAGCGGCTATCAATGGTCAGCCAGGGCCGCGTCTTCGTCCCGACCCAAAACGCGAACAGGAAGATCAACGCCTGGCTCTTCGACAAGTACGTCGTCAATGAGCGCGGGATGGACCCCAAAGTCGGGGCGGCGGTGCAGGTCTTTAACGATTTGCTGGAAGGCCAGCCATATCGACCGGTGACGCCCGTGGGCCAGTTGCTGTGGAACCAACAACGAGACCGCACCGAGGACGCGCTATACCATAAACTGACGCCGCAAGCGGCGTTGGACTACGGCACGCGCGTCGTGCAGCACGAACTTGACCGCGTCCTCAGCCCGCCACGCGGCGTCCTCATCAATTGGAATGTGTTTTTTATTTTGTACGGCGCGCTTCTAATCGGAGCGGCCGTCGGCATCTATTGCTGGGATACCAAGGCGGACTTTCGCCGGCGGATCGGGAACACCTTGCGGGTGGTGGGTGGAGGCGCACTGGCAAAGCGCAGCGGCGACGTCGAAGGCGTGCAAAGCGCTTATTTTCGTTCGCAGTGGAAGGGCGGGTGGCTCTGCGCCTTGCCGTGGATTGTTGGCTTCATCGTCTTCACCGGCGGGCCGATTCTGTTTTCGATTGTTATCAGCTTTTGTGATTACGACATTTTGCACCCGGCCCGGATGATCGGCTTCAATAATTACGGCTGGCTGCTCACGAAAGACCCGTTGTTTTGGAAGGCGATAGGGAACACTCTCTACATGTTCATCGGGATTCCGCTGGGCATGGCGTTGGGCTTGGGGATCGCCTTGTTGCTCAACCTGAAAGTGCGCGGGGTGGCCGTGTGGCGAACGTTCTTCTACCTGCCTTCGATTGTGCCGATTGTGGCGTCGAGCATTTTGTGGATTTGGATTTTCACGCCGAACGGTGGCTTGCTCAACAACGTGCTGTCCTCCGTCGGCATCCATGGCCCAAACTGGCTGCAGGACGAGAGTACCAGCAAGCCCGCGCTGATTTTGATGGGTTTGTGGGGCGCGGGCGGCGGCATGATCATCTGGCTTGCGGGACTGAAAAGCATTAGCGAGAGCTACTATGAAGCCGCATCGCTCGATGGAGCGAGTGTCTGGCAACAGTTTCTTCACATCACGCTGCCGCTGATGTCGCCGTACATTTTCTTCAATCTCATCATGGGCATGATTGGCACCATCCAGATTTTTGTGCAGGCCTACATCATGACCCAGGGCGGACCTGTGAACTCGACATTGTACTATACCTACCAGTTGTTCAATTGCGCATTTCGCTACCTGCAAATGGGCTACGCCGCTGCGATGGCCTGGGTGCTGTTCATCCTCGTGTTCGGGTTGACGCTCCTTCAGCTAAAGCTCCAGGACCGCTGGGTTTATTACGAGGAAGGATGA
- a CDS encoding ABC transporter permease subunit codes for MNETVAQTRSSGYYRFVEFCRRVWVYVLLVVGTIIFAWPFLWMATTSVKVDREMFVEQMHVWPQRPIPQIKSPYIDTRYYEDLAGKHLEELLPVLETHLQKTDYPWPPEIDRAVAIKQVARGAFQKLQTTMPVTIWDSNALVAEATQRVDAAMVTDVLGQIRRALLIGQLRARSYDLQEDQLIAPDKVSAGWQVGGTGEAKLVQVEDKNEPHAELRYDFTHGDKVTLSQTFQTSYPIARLYRLQLYLRNDDTWHPLTVYIEKLGKRYQAEQTYDLADFTSWSVGTWQEPGPDDKTNKIRTWKLLREIGPSPVTGPNEIKVTIEIDRNTQAGAWGSKMLRNYKLALQHMPFWRYMATSLFIVILNVCGTLLSSSLVAYSFARLQWPGRNFCFALMLGTMMVPMQVTMIPLFLIVRALGWYNTLYPLWIISFFGGAFNVFLLRQFLRGIPRDLEDASKIDGCGFWRVYWHIMLPLVKPTLAAISIFTFMASWNEFMAPLIYLQDQRLYPLALGLFAFNVEAGITTSMLMAASLLMILPVIIIFFFAQKYFIQGVTLTGMKG; via the coding sequence ATGAACGAGACCGTCGCGCAAACACGCAGTTCGGGTTACTACCGCTTCGTCGAGTTCTGCCGACGCGTTTGGGTCTACGTGCTGCTGGTCGTCGGAACGATCATTTTTGCGTGGCCGTTTCTTTGGATGGCCACCACCTCGGTCAAAGTGGATCGGGAGATGTTTGTTGAGCAAATGCACGTGTGGCCGCAACGACCGATCCCGCAGATCAAATCGCCTTACATTGACACGCGGTATTATGAGGATTTGGCAGGGAAGCACCTGGAAGAGTTGTTGCCCGTGCTGGAAACGCACCTGCAGAAGACGGACTACCCCTGGCCGCCAGAGATCGATCGCGCCGTGGCCATCAAGCAGGTGGCGCGCGGTGCATTCCAGAAGTTGCAGACCACGATGCCCGTGACGATCTGGGATTCTAACGCACTCGTCGCCGAGGCAACCCAGCGCGTCGATGCTGCCATGGTGACCGATGTTCTGGGGCAGATTCGCCGCGCGCTGCTGATCGGCCAGTTGCGCGCACGCTCATACGATCTGCAGGAGGACCAGCTCATCGCCCCTGACAAAGTTTCCGCCGGGTGGCAGGTCGGTGGGACCGGTGAAGCGAAGCTCGTGCAGGTAGAGGACAAGAACGAGCCGCATGCCGAACTCCGCTACGACTTCACACACGGCGACAAGGTGACGCTGTCGCAAACGTTCCAGACGAGTTACCCCATCGCCCGTCTTTATCGCCTGCAGTTGTACCTCCGCAACGACGACACTTGGCATCCCCTCACGGTGTACATCGAGAAGCTCGGGAAGAGATATCAGGCCGAACAGACCTACGACCTGGCCGATTTTACCAGTTGGAGCGTCGGCACGTGGCAGGAACCGGGCCCGGATGACAAGACGAACAAAATTCGCACGTGGAAGTTATTGCGAGAAATCGGCCCGAGCCCGGTGACCGGCCCAAACGAGATCAAGGTGACGATTGAAATTGACCGGAATACGCAAGCCGGTGCCTGGGGTTCGAAGATGCTCCGCAACTACAAGCTGGCCCTTCAGCATATGCCGTTCTGGCGCTACATGGCGACGAGCCTGTTCATTGTGATCCTCAATGTCTGCGGCACGCTGCTGAGTTCTTCGCTTGTGGCCTACAGTTTCGCGCGGTTGCAATGGCCGGGCCGCAACTTCTGTTTCGCGCTGATGCTGGGGACGATGATGGTGCCGATGCAGGTGACGATGATTCCTCTGTTCCTCATCGTCCGCGCTCTCGGTTGGTACAATACCCTGTATCCACTGTGGATCATCAGTTTTTTCGGCGGCGCGTTCAACGTCTTTTTGCTCCGTCAATTCCTGAGGGGCATCCCGCGCGACCTGGAAGATGCGTCCAAAATCGACGGCTGCGGCTTCTGGCGTGTGTACTGGCACATCATGCTGCCGCTGGTCAAGCCGACGCTCGCGGCGATTTCGATTTTCACGTTCATGGCCAGTTGGAACGAGTTTATGGCCCCGCTGATTTACCTCCAGGACCAGCGCCTCTATCCGCTCGCGTTGGGCCTATTCGCTTTCAACGTGGAAGCGGGCATAACCACCAGCATGCTCATGGCCGCTTCGCTCCTCATGATCCTCCCCGTCATCATCATCTTCTTCTTCGCCCAAAAATACTTCATCCAGGGTGTTACGCTTACCGGCATGAAAGGGTGA